From the genome of Maridesulfovibrio ferrireducens:
TTTTTAGGTGATTTTATCTTGTTGATATTATTCATAAAATTTAAGAGTTGTCTTTTGAAGGCTGAAACTTCCCTCCATTACCATTTTGCATTAAAAAAGGCAAAGCCTCGATTTGCAGTAAATCGAGGCTTTGCCGGAAAAACATTCTATAATCCGGCATGAAAATCATTTTGCATGCGACAGAAAATTTATTTTAAGCGATGAGTGGTTACTAAGAAATATCTTCTTGAAGGAGCGGATCTGAGAGCAGTCTCATAACTCTTGCAAGATCAAAATCATGGGCTTCATTAATTCCGCCGCCTTGTGCGTTTGCTTCAACAGTTTTCTCAAGAAGCAGTTCCGGATTCACGTCTTGAGCTTTAACACCGGATTTCAAGTTTGCAGAAATGGTATCAATATTCTGGTCCCGTGTTTGAATCGGGCCGGAATTATTTTGTTTAGAAGTGATGTGTTCATTTCTGATTGGCGTATTTAAGATCTCTTTTCCAAAACTGATTTCCATTTTTCATTCCTCCTGATTATATGTTCAGCATTAAGCAAAATTTGTTCCTCTGGTAAAAAAGTCTTATATTATGGAATGTTGTGTTTTTGTGGGAGGACAAAACTTCCATTTAAAATGGTAAGGTGGGAAAAAAAGGGGGGGGTAAAATAAAATAAAAGAGGAACAGTAATGAAATTTCCCTTGAATTTTTTTTTCCTAGGTTTTATCTGGGAAACAGGTACTTGATGCAGGGGCCGCAAATGTTAAGTTTGAGGAAGTGCATTATATCCTGAAAGTTTAAGCTGTTAACAGTTTTTACTATTAATTTTTAAGGAGGTATACATGGCAAACGTTGAATTTGAAGGTAAGAGTTTTGAGGTTGATGAGGATGGATTTTTGCTAAAGTTTGAAGAGTGGACTCCCGAATGGGTTGATTACTGTAAAGCTGGCGAAGGTATTAAAGAACTGAATGAAGAGCATCAGAAAGTTCTCGATTTCTTGCAGGATTACTACAAGAAAAACGGGATTGCTCCCATGGTTCGTATTCTTTCCAAAGTTACAGGCTACAAACTGAAGCACATTTATGAGTTGTTTCCTTCCGGTCCTGGTAAGGGAGCTTGTAAAATGGCTGGCCTTCCAAAGCCGACTGGTTGCGTTTAGTACAACAGTAAATTTGGTTTGTGAGTTGCGAGATAGTCACGTTGGCTGTTTCGCTTTGTTCCAAAGTCAGAAAAACCCCCGGGCATTGGGTCCGGGGGTTTTTTTGTGTCAGGCTGTGAAAGTAATAGCGCCGGCAGTGCTGTCGACGGTGGCCTCATTTACTTCGCTGAGGCTCTCCATACCCGCTTCATCCACACATACGACGGGCATTTCCTTTTTGTAAAACTCACGCATAACCAATGGTCCGGTAAGAAGAACCGTGTTGGTGCGAAGGTTGACTAAAGCCTTGGGGGCCTTGCCGACCCGAGCCAGTTCGAGCAAAACCAATCCTGCTCCGCTGGAACCTTTTCCAAAAGGAAACACAAGAATTTTGTCGGCCATGGATTGTCCGCATTGATCACTCAACGGATCTTGGATAATGCCGGTTTCAGGATCGACACCACCAATGAAACTCAATGGTTTGCGGGAAAACAAAATTTCGCCTGTAACCTTTCCTTTAACGATACCTTTGCATTCAATTGTGGTTAATGCCATGACTTAACACTCCTATGCATTTTGCCCGCAACTGCAGTTTCAACGCAATCTTCAAGGCTTCCGTAAACAGGTTTGATTCCACTATACGAGAAACAGTACGTGCTGAATTTTCCGGAATTACTCATGATTCCACTAAAATTCCATTTGTCGAACTGCGAAGACATGGGGCAGCCGTCAGTGTAAATTTTTACACCGCAACGACGTAATGCCTCGTACATTCCATTCTTTTCCATATGCTGTTTGTTACAGCGGTTTGTAAAAGCCCAGAACTCCATTGAAGAGTTAACTTTCCGTCCGGCAAATGCTTTGAGCAAGCTTTCACACTCGGCATGAGATAGATGAGGACAGCCAACGGTGACCAAGTTGATTTCCTTGGGGGTGGAGTTGCTCATGCGCTCTTCTGATTCACGAAGACGCTCAGGAGTGACAAGTACAACTTCTTTGGGTTTTTCATTCTGGAAAGCCATTTCACGAGTGTGTGCTTCTGGAGTCAGGCCAATCAGATGAAATAAACCAACACCACCTGAAGATGCGGACGTAGCCGAGAATCTTTTTAGCCCGTCAATTTTGCAATTAAGAGGCAATCCTTCCATTGCACCAATTCGGTCGCCGACTATTTCACCGTGTACATACCCGAGCATGTCATAAATGGCGTCATCAAGAAAATCATCATCCTTGAATCCTTCAAGCTTGAGAAGGACTTCAGCTTTACGATTTTCAGGGCAATGCAGCCCTCGATAAGGAACTCGTCCGGTCACTCCTGCACAGAGGTCGAGCAATCCTGCATATCGTTCTGTACGGGCTCCTATGATGGAGTTCACATAGTTTGTTGCATTTGATTCTGCCCAGGCGATCTGTTCGCCAAAGCGAGGGACAAAGCCTGCAAAATATGGTGCGCAGGTCCATGATGCAGATGCGCCAAGAGAAGTGTGTGCCTTTTCTATACGCTTATGGATTGCATATAATTCAGGATCAAATCGCTGTTCTTGCCACTTTTCCAAGTCCATCAAACAAGAATTCAACGAGGTCGGGACACAGAACTTTCCACCTAGTTCGACGAGGTGCTCAGCAAATTCCAATGCGGCAAGTCCGCTATACCAAGCACTATCGTCGTGGACCATTGAAACGGAAATCATTTTTTCCGTCTCCATGCTTTTGCCAAGCTCGGTGAGGATACTCATCCCTATCCGAGCGGCTTCACCGTGGTCTCCATTCAATAAAGCTTTGTCATAATCTGTTAAATTCATATTTTTACTTCTCCTTGCATTGCATATCATGAAATGTGCAATGTTTTATCTGGAATAAGGGAGGCTGAGCCTTCTACGATTGTATTCTATAATTGATATATCCTGTAATGTGGGATGCTGTCCCGTTTTTAAAATATAGATGCTACTGTGCTTTTGTCAACCATATTTCAAAAAAAGGATTTTGTTCGTTAACTATCTGAAATTGATTTAGTTGATGGCTTTGAGGGATTGGAATGTGTGGAGAGGGGAGGTTGTTTAAATCCATTTTCTTTTTTTAAAATAGAATAACATTCCGACTACAACGACAGCCATCACTCCTAATAGAACATGGTAACCATATTTATAATGAAGTTCAGGCATCGACTCGAAATTCATGCCGTATATTCCGGCAAGAAAAGTAAGTGGAATAAAAATTGTCGCAAAAATAGTCAGAAATTTCATGATTTCGTTCAACTTGCTACCAATAGCCATGTTATATGTACTGAATAGGT
Proteins encoded in this window:
- a CDS encoding TusE/DsrC/DsvC family sulfur relay protein, producing the protein MANVEFEGKSFEVDEDGFLLKFEEWTPEWVDYCKAGEGIKELNEEHQKVLDFLQDYYKKNGIAPMVRILSKVTGYKLKHIYELFPSGPGKGACKMAGLPKPTGCV
- a CDS encoding aconitase X swivel domain-containing protein, which codes for MALTTIECKGIVKGKVTGEILFSRKPLSFIGGVDPETGIIQDPLSDQCGQSMADKILVFPFGKGSSGAGLVLLELARVGKAPKALVNLRTNTVLLTGPLVMREFYKKEMPVVCVDEAGMESLSEVNEATVDSTAGAITFTA
- a CDS encoding aconitase X, whose amino-acid sequence is MNLTDYDKALLNGDHGEAARIGMSILTELGKSMETEKMISVSMVHDDSAWYSGLAALEFAEHLVELGGKFCVPTSLNSCLMDLEKWQEQRFDPELYAIHKRIEKAHTSLGASASWTCAPYFAGFVPRFGEQIAWAESNATNYVNSIIGARTERYAGLLDLCAGVTGRVPYRGLHCPENRKAEVLLKLEGFKDDDFLDDAIYDMLGYVHGEIVGDRIGAMEGLPLNCKIDGLKRFSATSASSGGVGLFHLIGLTPEAHTREMAFQNEKPKEVVLVTPERLRESEERMSNSTPKEINLVTVGCPHLSHAECESLLKAFAGRKVNSSMEFWAFTNRCNKQHMEKNGMYEALRRCGVKIYTDGCPMSSQFDKWNFSGIMSNSGKFSTYCFSYSGIKPVYGSLEDCVETAVAGKMHRSVKSWH